A DNA window from Paenibacillus sp. HWE-109 contains the following coding sequences:
- the serC gene encoding 3-phosphoserine/phosphohydroxythreonine transaminase: MGNRAYNFNAGPAALPLEVLQKAQEELVEFKGIGMSIMEISHRSAEYEQVHNETQQLLKQIFSIPDGYQIQFIQGGASTQFAMIPLNFLKPGKVGSYVLTGAWAEKAVQEAKLFGEVAIAASSQEQKFMKIPDLSEIKIQPDSAYLHLTSNETIEGAQFQSYPDTGNVPLIGDMSSDILSRPVDVSKFGMIYAGAQKNLGPSGVTVVIVKEDLLQDLPKTIPTMLRYETHGKNNSLYNTPPVYSIYMVNLVLKWIQEQGGLAVIEKNNLEKSGLIYSAIDQSGGFYRGPVDQGSRSAMNITFRLQDEELEKKFIKETEQHGFVGLKGHRSVGGLRASTYNAVPYASCKALADFMSDFQKRNG; the protein is encoded by the coding sequence ATGGGAAATAGGGCCTATAACTTTAACGCAGGGCCTGCAGCATTACCGCTCGAAGTACTGCAAAAAGCACAAGAAGAACTTGTCGAATTTAAAGGCATCGGCATGTCGATCATGGAAATATCTCACCGCAGCGCTGAATATGAGCAAGTACATAATGAAACACAGCAATTATTGAAACAAATTTTCAGTATACCGGATGGTTATCAAATTCAGTTTATTCAAGGCGGTGCGAGTACACAATTCGCCATGATCCCGCTTAATTTCTTGAAACCTGGTAAAGTAGGCAGCTACGTGCTGACTGGCGCTTGGGCAGAGAAAGCGGTCCAAGAGGCAAAATTGTTCGGAGAAGTGGCGATTGCGGCTAGTTCCCAGGAACAGAAATTCATGAAAATTCCGGATCTGAGCGAAATCAAGATTCAACCGGATTCCGCTTACCTGCATCTGACTTCCAATGAAACAATTGAAGGCGCTCAGTTCCAAAGTTACCCGGATACAGGGAACGTGCCTTTGATCGGTGACATGTCCAGCGATATTTTGAGCCGGCCTGTGGATGTCTCCAAATTCGGCATGATCTATGCCGGGGCACAGAAGAATCTCGGTCCGTCCGGTGTGACGGTGGTCATTGTCAAAGAAGACCTTCTGCAGGATCTGCCGAAAACAATCCCGACGATGCTTCGTTATGAAACGCATGGCAAAAACAATTCGCTTTACAATACACCTCCGGTTTACTCTATCTACATGGTGAACCTCGTATTGAAATGGATTCAAGAGCAAGGTGGACTAGCTGTTATTGAAAAGAACAATTTGGAGAAATCAGGGCTTATTTATAGCGCGATTGACCAAAGCGGTGGTTTCTACCGGGGTCCTGTTGATCAAGGCAGCCGTTCTGCGATGAACATTACGTTCCGTTTGCAAGATGAAGAGCTGGAGAAAAAGTTCATCAAAGAAACAGAACAACATGGATTCGTCGGCTTGAAAGGCCATCGCAGTGTTGGCGGTCTGAGAGCTTCCACGTACAATGCAGTTCCATATGCATCTTGCAAAGCACTCGCTGACTTTATGAGCGATTTCCAAAAACGCAACGGCTAA
- the nrdE gene encoding class 1b ribonucleoside-diphosphate reductase subunit alpha translates to MRHIELNNLLMQRGADGFFQLEKDKEAVEVFMKDVHSKSLSFPDTSSKVRYMIEHNYYENVYEHYTPEEVNSVYQVAHDNEFEFASYMAASKFYTDYALRSDDKTLYLEHFPDRVAIVALYLGRGNAETARVLAVSMMEQRLQPATPTFLNAGKSRRGEMVSCFLLEMDDSLNSINYVLATCMQLSKIGGGVAVNLSKLRGRGESIKGVERAAKGIMPVLKLMEDAFSYADQMGQRKGSGAAYYNIFGWDVMEFLDSKKINADEKSRLKTLSIGLIVPNKFYKLAEENKPLHVFAPYTVLQAYGKHMDDLDMDAMYDELLANPKVKKKVVMSARDMLVKIATTQLESGYPYMMNRTNANRDHALKGIGTIKMSNLCTEIFQLQETSEINDYGQDDTILRDISCNLASMNIANVMDRKKLRETVHEGMIALTSVSDMTTICNAPGVAKANRELHSVGLGVMNLHGYLSKNKISYESDEAKDFVRTFFMAMNFYSIEKSMEIAKASGQTFEGFELSEYASGAYFNRYTETDYRPLTDKVKALFEGMPIPSPSDWAKLKEDVKTHGLYHAYRLAVAPTQSISYIQNATSSVMPIVEPIETRTYANSTTYYPMPFMARDNFFYYKSAYQMDQFKILDLISEIQTHVDQGISTILHVNSDVSTRQLAKLYLYAAHKGLKSLYYTRTNQLSVEECVSCSV, encoded by the coding sequence TTGCGGCACATTGAGCTAAATAATTTATTGATGCAACGCGGAGCGGATGGCTTTTTTCAACTAGAGAAGGATAAAGAAGCCGTTGAAGTTTTTATGAAGGATGTCCATAGCAAAAGCCTCTCTTTCCCCGATACCTCTTCCAAGGTTCGCTATATGATCGAGCACAATTACTACGAGAACGTCTATGAGCATTACACACCCGAAGAAGTTAATTCTGTGTACCAAGTGGCCCACGACAATGAATTCGAGTTCGCTTCTTATATGGCGGCTTCGAAATTTTATACAGATTATGCATTGCGCAGTGATGACAAGACCTTGTATCTGGAGCATTTCCCGGATCGCGTAGCGATTGTAGCTTTATATTTGGGACGCGGTAATGCAGAAACAGCTCGTGTGCTGGCCGTCTCTATGATGGAACAGCGTTTGCAGCCCGCAACGCCGACGTTCCTCAATGCAGGCAAAAGCCGTCGCGGTGAAATGGTTTCCTGCTTCTTGTTGGAAATGGATGACTCGCTTAACTCAATCAACTATGTTCTGGCGACCTGCATGCAGCTGTCCAAAATTGGCGGCGGTGTAGCTGTCAACTTGTCCAAGCTCCGTGGTCGCGGTGAATCCATCAAAGGTGTAGAACGCGCTGCAAAAGGAATTATGCCAGTACTTAAGCTCATGGAGGATGCTTTCTCTTATGCCGACCAAATGGGTCAGCGCAAAGGCTCAGGAGCGGCGTACTACAATATTTTCGGCTGGGACGTTATGGAGTTCCTGGACAGCAAGAAAATTAATGCGGATGAGAAATCCCGCTTGAAGACACTTTCGATCGGTCTCATTGTACCGAATAAATTTTATAAATTAGCGGAAGAGAACAAGCCGCTGCATGTTTTTGCGCCATACACAGTCCTGCAGGCTTATGGCAAGCATATGGATGATCTGGATATGGATGCAATGTACGATGAGCTTCTGGCGAATCCTAAGGTGAAGAAGAAAGTTGTCATGAGCGCACGCGATATGCTGGTCAAAATTGCGACAACACAACTGGAATCCGGCTATCCTTATATGATGAATCGGACGAATGCCAATCGTGATCACGCGCTGAAAGGCATTGGGACGATTAAAATGTCCAACCTGTGCACGGAAATTTTCCAATTGCAGGAGACTTCGGAAATCAATGATTATGGGCAAGATGATACCATTTTAAGAGATATTAGCTGTAATCTGGCTTCCATGAACATAGCCAATGTGATGGACCGCAAGAAGCTGCGTGAAACAGTGCATGAAGGCATGATTGCTTTGACTTCGGTAAGCGACATGACTACGATCTGCAATGCGCCAGGTGTTGCCAAAGCCAATCGCGAGCTGCATTCCGTTGGTTTGGGAGTCATGAATCTTCACGGGTATTTGTCGAAGAACAAAATCAGCTATGAGAGCGACGAAGCCAAAGATTTCGTTCGTACTTTCTTCATGGCGATGAATTTTTATTCCATCGAGAAGAGCATGGAGATCGCCAAAGCGTCCGGCCAAACGTTCGAAGGCTTTGAGCTTTCCGAATACGCGAGTGGCGCTTATTTCAACCGTTACACAGAGACGGATTATCGTCCGCTCACGGATAAAGTGAAGGCTTTGTTCGAAGGCATGCCAATTCCATCACCGAGCGACTGGGCGAAGCTGAAAGAAGACGTGAAAACCCATGGTTTATATCACGCCTATCGATTGGCTGTTGCTCCAACGCAAAGTATTTCCTATATTCAAAACGCAACTTCCAGCGTGATGCCGATCGTAGAGCCTATTGAGACTCGCACATATGCTAATTCAACAACGTACTATCCGATGCCGTTTATGGCGCGTGATAATTTCTTTTACTATAAATCGGCTTATCAAATGGACCAATTCAAGATTCTTGACCTCATTTCGGAAATTCAAACGCATGTGGATCAAGGGATCTCGACCATTTTACATGTCAATAGTGACGTTTCGACCAGACAGCTTGCTAAATTATACCTCTATGCGGCACATAAAGGACTTAAATCGCTTTACTACACGCGAACAAATCAGCTATCCGTTGAGGAATGTGTCAGCTGCTCGGTGTAA
- the nrdI gene encoding class Ib ribonucleoside-diphosphate reductase assembly flavoprotein NrdI, translating into MLIAYDSKTGNVRRFIAKLKMPAIQIEEAMKMDEPFVLVTYTTGFGQIPPKVASFLESNSSRMIGVAASGNRNWGDGFAKSADTISQLYDVPVLTKFELSGTKNDVERFVQGVQAIAAH; encoded by the coding sequence ATGCTGATTGCTTACGATTCGAAGACGGGGAATGTTCGCCGATTTATTGCCAAGCTCAAAATGCCGGCGATTCAAATAGAGGAAGCGATGAAGATGGACGAGCCATTCGTGCTCGTTACGTATACAACGGGGTTTGGTCAAATCCCCCCGAAGGTCGCTTCCTTTCTGGAAAGCAATTCCTCCCGAATGATCGGTGTAGCAGCAAGCGGCAATCGGAATTGGGGAGACGGTTTTGCCAAAAGCGCAGACACCATTTCACAATTGTACGACGTGCCTGTGTTAACCAAGTTTGAGTTATCCGGCACCAAAAATGACGTAGAACGATTTGTTCAGGGGGTACAAGCAATTGCGGCACATTGA